The following proteins are encoded in a genomic region of Acipenser ruthenus chromosome 4, fAciRut3.2 maternal haplotype, whole genome shotgun sequence:
- the LOC131736851 gene encoding loricrin-like, translating into MAGLVATPGEAGPSTTPGKVGPSGGDGSSSGPSGGDGSSSGPSGGDGSISGPSGGEFGRGAPGHGDGIRSSTSPSHPITSGSTGDAEQPAALGDAEQQASLGGARQASLGGARLASLGGARQGRSSPSHGGGSGTRRYSPSTGGGGSCKQSSHGGGDKGSSCCSAPSGVGDKGSSCCSASSGGGVGDRDSSCCSASSCGDRGSSCCSAPGGRDRGSSCCSAPSGRDRGSSCCSAPSGGIGRGSSCCSAPSGGGGRGRGSSRCSAPAGGSGGGRGSSCYSAPAGARGGGGDSV; encoded by the coding sequence atggcaggactggtagcgactccaggcgaagcaggaccctcgacgaccccaggcaaagtaggaccctcgggaggcgacggcagcagcagcggtccctcgggaggcgacggcagcagcagcggaccctcgggaggcgacggcagcatcagcggaccctccggaggcgaattcgggaggggagcccctggccatggagacggcatcaggagctccacttctccctcgcaccctATAACTAGTGGCTCcacaggcgatgcagagcagccggcagccctaggcgatgcggagcagcaggcatccttgggcggtgcgaggcaggcatccttgggcggtgcgaggctggcatccttgggcggagcgaggcagggcaggagcagtccttcccatggcgGTGGAAGTGGAACCAGAAGGTATTCACCCTctactggtggaggtgggagctgcaagcagtcctcccatggcggtggagacaaaggcagttcctgctgctctgctcctagcggtgttggagacaaaggcagctcctgctgctctgcttctagCGGTGGAGGTgttggagacagagacagctcctgctgctctgcttctagCTGTGGagatagaggcagctcctgctgctctgctccaggcggtagagacagaggcagctcctgctgctctgctcctagcggtagagacagaggcagctcctgttgctctgctcctagcggtggcataggcagaggcagctcctgctgctctgctcctagcggtggaggtggcagaggcagaggcagctcccgctgctctgctcctgctggtggaagcggcggaggcagaggcagctcctgctactctgctcctgctggtgcaAGGGGTGGAGGTGGGGATAGCGTGTAG